The DNA sequence ATCATCTTCACATGTCCGGCGTCCGCCGCGACCTTCTTCTCGTCGGCCTTGAGCAGCTTCGCGGCCAGCGCTATGGACTCCTTGGGGTGCGCGGCCCGCCAGTCGTTGGCCTCCTGGAGCACCTTGACCACCTTCTGGTCGCGCTCCGCGTTCCCCTTGGCGGCGGAGACGAAGGCGGTGGGGAAGGAGGAGCCGGGGATGTCCTCGGTGCTCGCCACCTCCTTCATCCCCGGCACCTTCTCCTTGATGGTGTCGATGAGGGGGTACCAGATACCGGCGCCGTCGATCTGCCCGGAGGCGAACGCGGAGACGATGGTGGGCGCGTCCATCACCACCTTGGAGATGTCCTTCATGGTCATCCCGGCCTGCTGGAGCGCGAGATTGAGCGCCATCTCGCCGGACGTGCCCTCGGGGACGCCGACCTTCTTGCCCTTCAGGCCCTGGATCGAGGAGATACCGGGCCGGGCGATGACCCGGTCGGCGTAGGTGAGGGTGTTGATCGCCACGACGGTGGCCTTGCCGGACGCGGGCAGCCACAGGGCTCCCGGACCGATGTAGCCGTAGTCCAGGTTGCCGGTGCGCAGGGCCTGGATCTGGACCGGGCCGTTGACGAACACCTTGGGCTCGGCGGTGAGTCCGTGCTTCTTCCACAGACCCTGCTCATCGGCGATCGCCAGCAGGCTGGCGCCGTTGTAGTCGGCGATGTAGCCGAACCGCACCGTGGAGCCGTCGCCGCCGCCGGAGGACGAACAGGCCGCTACCGACAGTGCCGCCCCGGTCGCGGAGAGTGTGATCAGAAAGTCGCGTCGGCTCATCCTCATGAGGAGTGAGTCCCTTCGGAAAAGTGCGGATGGGGAATGCGTGGGGGAGGGGTCAGGCGGCGGAATCGGCCGGTGACTGGTGGTAGACCTGCGTCCAGACGTCGTTGCGGATCCGGGCGAACTCCGGGGAGAGCCGGATCTCCTCGGTGCGCGGATAGGGGAGGTCCACGTCGATGACCCGGTGGATCCGGCCGGGCCTGGCGGCCATCACGACCACCCGGCCGGCCAGGTACACCGCCTCGTCGACGTCATGCGTGATGA is a window from the Streptomyces luomodiensis genome containing:
- a CDS encoding aliphatic sulfonate ABC transporter substrate-binding protein, which gives rise to MRMSRRDFLITLSATGAALSVAACSSSGGGDGSTVRFGYIADYNGASLLAIADEQGLWKKHGLTAEPKVFVNGPVQIQALRTGNLDYGYIGPGALWLPASGKATVVAINTLTYADRVIARPGISSIQGLKGKKVGVPEGTSGEMALNLALQQAGMTMKDISKVVMDAPTIVSAFASGQIDGAGIWYPLIDTIKEKVPGMKEVASTEDIPGSSFPTAFVSAAKGNAERDQKVVKVLQEANDWRAAHPKESIALAAKLLKADEKKVAADAGHVKMMTTAELVAKTKDGTVDKWLDGMSDFFVRTGQLKKAPEPSSFYDGDLYTKAAAR